GTCACTGATCTTCTGCTGTGAAGCATCATTTGAATTCTCTGAGTTCCTACTCAGAGAGTTCCTCTCTGAGTAGCAGCCACATGGACTTTGGCTTGTCCCCAGATGGTTGCTGGTTTAAACCCTGGGACAGGTCAAGGCCTGGTTTGTCCCTGTCTCATTGGACCCTCTGCCATACAAACTGCATGAATGAGAGTTGTGttattgacacattttaatatcaggGGGCTGACACAAATGTGTCCCAGTTTATCTTCATTCTTGTCTTCTAAGTGAAACACAACCTTTCAAACTGGTTTGGACGTTGTGTGCAGAAGGAAACGAGTTCTTACTCAGTttcacatgaacaaactggaacaGTGTGTGGTCACAGGGGGCGGGGGGTTTTATTCTTCACTCGCGACAACACGCTTCACTATTTCACAGAGGGTGAGTGTCGCAGCCGAGGACACCGCCGCTCGCACAGGTATGACGCCGCGGGTCAGGTTCCACACCTGAGGTCAGGATACATGCGTTTACATTTGTAACATGGGTACTATAGAGACTCAGGGCCTGTTTTAGTCACGTATCATgtattaaaggtacagtgtgtataATTTTATTGTTCACCTCACTcttggctgtgtgtgttgaagctgtgtagccttcagttagcatgaaaactatgtagccttcagttagcataaCAACTATGTATCCTTCAGTTACCATTAaaactatgtagccttcagttagcatcaaaactatgtagccttcagttaccattaaaactatgtagccttcagttagcatcaaaactatGTATCCTTCAGTTAGCATTAaaactatgtagccttcagtaaGCATCAAAAGTCCACTGTGCGCTCCGTAACGACGTGACCCTGCCTCTGATATAGAGGTCAATGgtcaaatgtactgtataaactGTGATTGACAGTTAAGTAGGCGTCGCCAGCAGAGCCGTGCAGCCATGTTGGTTCTGATCCAGTTATtcatgacgatgatgatgaagagtaAGGGTTAgtataaacacaacataaaatgaACACTATGACGAGTGAACCTACTCAGCagcctctgtgtgacctttgaccccagcCGCCCCACAGATGGTCACCGTGGAGGCTCAGAGCGGCGACACTGTCCTGCTGCCCTTGGAGGGGCGGAGTTGGACGAGGGAGGATGTGGGCGACATCAGGTGGACTCACCGCCAGCTGGTGTTGTCGCTGAAGAACAACAGGACCACGTGTGAGCAACACAGACGCTGCGAGCTACTGAGCAACGGCTCACTGAGGTTCAGTCACGTTTGTGCTGAAGACGCAGGAAACTACAGCCTGCAGGTGTTTGATCCACATGGGACCAGACTGGTGcagatccacttcctgttgaggGTGGAGGAGGTCGAGTCCGAAAACCCTGGTGAGGGTCAAACCAATGTGTTGCTGCCCATCAGCTGCCTCTCCCTGCTCCTTctgttcttcatcatcatcatcttcatcgtgAGGAAGAGGACAAGGAGGACAACTGCAGGTGATCTGTCAGGTGTGTCACAGGTGTGTCAGAGATAATAATCTGATAATAATCTCTCGTTCTCAGAGCCAAAGGAGGAAGATGTTTATATGCCGATGTTTGGTAACCACAGCAACAAGAGGAAACAActggagaaagaggaagagtcTTTGTATggtaagtgcacacacacacatacagatgcCAACACATGCTAACACATGGTACTCTCTCCAGTTCCCTGTTATCCCttggtttccatggaaacacCTCAGACGAAGGCTGAAGACGTTTATGTGTGAATATCGACCACAGCTCACCTGGACCAACACAAGGCATTTATTTTGGTGGCACTTCCTGTGGATGCCTGACACATGACCTGTCTTGAATTCATCAATCAAATGTTTATTATTctaaatgatgatgtcacagtcgagatgagaaggaaaaatgacttttatttgagCCATGATGTTCACACTGTAGGGGGCATTGTCCGTGACACACAAACTTCCcctaaaataaaagagaaaacaaaacaagagattttttctttttatcactCTGTTTTTCTTAAGATTCATCAGAACACGGtgatctgctcctcctcttcctcttctctcgcCTCGTCCTCTGGTGTCTGCACAGAAGgaagtcaatcaatcaataatcaatcaatcaatattcaataaataatcaatcaataaataatctaTTCATAACCAATCAATAATTAATCACGTGTGTAAGGTGAACGACTGTCTCTGAATAATCAGCAGATTTGAAGAGAATTTAAAATCATCACAACAGCATTTCTAATAATCCTGTGTGTGGGGGCGGAGCCTGAAACTCATCAATTAAAGAAGTACGTTATTCTGCAGGAGAACGagttcatcacattcacacgtcacattcatgtgttcatgttcctCGACAGATGCCGTCAACTTCTGTCAAACTACCCAGTGTGACCTCACGTCCTGTGTCTGCcctttcaaattaaagccaTGCACAGTTGTGTTTACCAGGAACAGCAGAGTGTGGTGGATGATGAACTCTTTGGTGAGTCGCAGCAGATCCTGGTTCAGTGTGTGAAACAGAGTCGGGACTAGAACCAGAGCCAGATTCTGAGCCGACATCTTGTTCACTTGAGAGAACACTTGGATCCTGGGAACAAGAAATGATGTcatctgatgatgtcatcacataAACACGAACCACtgaaaagtctgtgtgtgtgtgtgtgtgttacatgtagAAGTGAGCAAACAGGGCACTGAGTGTAGCTCTGTTGTCGTCAGGGAGTTTCCGTAGTAACCGTTGGTATGCTTTAAACCTGGGCTGTTCATCTGAAATCACTGAGAAAGTATTGTTACACAAAGAACTACAGTACTGTGTAGTACTGTAGTTCTGGTACTGACCTGCAGCCTGCAGCCATGGCTGAACGTCAGGGATCAGACCTGGCTGCTGGCGGACATACTGTTTCAGGGCAGAGCCAGCATCTAACACGCCTTGTTCATCACTCTCCAAGAGGGCGGAGCTTGGTGAAGTTATCAGTGCCTCCACCAATCGGTTGACTTTGGCAGCTAATCCACAGCGTCGGTACACGCCCTCCACCTTCAAACCTGAGGGAGGAAGCACAAGACCCCAGCATGAACTCTGGGCCTCCACAAGAACCTTGGCCCCTTTAGGACCCAGATACCCGACAGGAACCTTGGCCCCTTCAGGACCCAGGTACCCCCACAAGAACCGGGGCCCCTGTAGGACCCAGATACCCCATAGGAACCTTGGCCCCTTTAGGACCCAGATACCCCACAGGAACCTGGGCCGTAACAGGAATCAAGGCCCTCCAAAAAACCTTGATCCCCCACATGAACCTGAGTCCTCACAAGAACCTGGGTTGTTTCAGGAACCTTGGCCCCCCAACAAGAACCCGGGCCCCTACAGCAacctacatttacattaaagcatttagcagacacttttatccaaccTGGACCCACATAGGAACCTTGGTCCCCAGCAGGAACTCTGGAACCCCATAGGAGCCTGGTGTCCCCACAGGGACCTGAGGACCACAGACCTTGCATTATTCTTCCTGCCAGATGCAGGAACACTGCAGCACCCCAGATCCCTGCAGGGCCAAAGTCCCGGAAGGACACTAAGCCACAAGGGGTCCTCAGAGTCTCACAGATAGTGGTTCACAACACAGTCTACAGTTTTCGGGAGGCAGTTCTGaccgtgtgctgtgatgtgggAGATGCAGCGTTGGATTGCGGGTGGAACTGAACCTCTGGATGCCACGGCCAGCACCGGGTACAGAGACTGACCAGTACCACGATGTGGATCTGAGCTCTGTTTATTCAGCGCTCTCTGCAGGTGCTTGAACCAGGTCTGACAGCTGTGCTGCTCCTCGAAACGCAAAGACACGCTCCTGACAAGACAAAGCAGACTCACAACCTGGAGGGacctcagccaatcacaggccttcttctgtatgtgtgtgtgtgtcacctgtccctggtttccatggtgatgaTGTTTTTTGATGAGTCAATTTCTGAAgaacacaggaaatgaaaaatagacaaacacatttgtccAATTCACACGCATTTTTTGTCAGAATGACATGATGCTACAGCAGTTAGCTTTTACCATGGCAACTGAGCGCCCTCAGTTCCATCCTCACGATCTGCTGTGAGCCTCTGTGGACGGGGTAAACACTGACGCCGTCCTCCCACAGCAACAACCAGGCATCAGACTGACTAGAGGCTCCGCccacctccaccacacacactttactgaCAGCTGAGGCCCCGCACACTTCTGCATAAGACACGCCCCCTGGAAGAATCACCTAGAAAAAAGAACGGGCACTGACTGGTCGAGGACTGAGGACATGTGCTGACTTCCTGGTCCAGGACTGAGGACATGTCCTGACTTCCTGCCCCCACAGAGACAGGTTTACCTTCAGGATGTGGACCAGGTGAGTCATCAGAGTATCGCTGTCGTCAGCAGCACAGATCAGGTGATCGCCCAAGGTCACGACCTCAAACTGATGAGGCGGTCTGAGTttacaggaacaggaagtgacgaAACAGAATCACAAGGATCAGTGTGTCATGTGTATAAATACTGACCCAGTGTCTGTGGTGAAGACAGACAGCGCCTCCCGCAGGTCGAGGACGTCACATGCAGCAGAATCATTTTCTACAGAGAACAAGAAACGATCGTCCTCCAGTTTCCCatgaagctcctcctcctcctcacctgacacacacacacacacacacacacacacacacacacacacacacacataaaataaataaatcacaaggaagaaaatgattcaaataaatcaaagctgTTCTTACCTGAGGGGGTGGAGCCACGTCTCCTATTGGCTGACTGTGGCTGGTGAGGCGGGACTTCTgaggaaacaacacaaaacacgtgtgtgttacctgtgtgtgtgtttgtgtgtgtgcgttacctgtttgtgtgtgtgcatgtgttatctgtttgtgtgtgtgtgttacctgtttgtgtgtgtgtgttacctgtttgtgtgtgtgtgttttacctgtttgtgtgtgcgtgtgttacctgtatttgtgtgtgtgtgtgtgttacctgtgtaCTCGTTGAGACGCAGCAGCTCACTCTGCAGAGGTTGCCCCGCCCTCTCAGCCAGGATGATGGGGGAGAGAATCTGAAGGTCTGACTGACGCACCTGTGGACAGGTAACAGTCTGACTGTTACACCTGTCATCACTAAATAATCATGTCACCATGACAACGTGTCAACCAATCAGATCTGACCTTTGCTCCTGAGCAAATCAGAGACATCGTCTCTTCTATGTCATCACTGGAGACGACTTCTCTAagtctctgaaacacacagcGACATCGCCACAGCGTCATCGTCACAGCGACATCGTCACAGCGACATCGTCACAGCGACATCGTCACAGCGACATCGTCACAGCGACATCGTCACAGCGACATCGTCACAGCGACATCGTCACTGACTGTACAGGTGTAATTGATGTAATGAACTTGTCAAACCTGGTCCATCAGGGACTGAGTGGATGTCAGGGAGTGAACTCGTCTGTAGCACCCCCTGCTGTATTTATCCTGGATGAACTTTGACCTTTCCTCATCAGACGACTCAGgcagcagctgctctgctgctggcaCCGCTGCAGCCCACACCTGATTGGCCAGTCGGTTACCGTAGATAACAAACAGCTGCAAGAGGGTGAACAGGTAAAAGCCCCATCTCTATCAGCCCCTTCCCCCCTCGTACCATTAGTTTAGCCCCCTCTCACCTGTATCAGTGGTTCAGTCCACACTTTGTTGTCCATCTTCAGACTTCGTACCTTGGACACGTTACTGCCCAGACTGCGATGCTGACCTGTTAGCACACTCTGTTAGCATCACTACCTTttctaatacacacacacacacacacacacacacaggtaacacacacgcaGTCATTATGACTCATAACGTTGATATAAGTGAAATGGAACAGGGCCGAGGACGGTTCCATTTCACTacatcatttaaatgatgatgaaaaagaacAGGTGAGATGAGTGTGACTAATTACACAAAGCTCCTACCTGCACAGGCCTGACAGATGACCAGCAGCAGGTTAACCGACGCCCACTCAGGATTGGCTGAGCCACAGTCGCCACAAACCTTATTACAGGGGTTTTCCAAAATTCGCATCGCCACCTGGCTGCAGGACAGAGCACTGCGGATGGAGGCAGACAGACTGTCCAACCACACAGACAGGTCCTTCGAAGAGTCCACAGACAGGCTGCGAGGGGGTGAGACAGGAGAGCAGTGGtgagactgacagacagacagttgtggtgtcagacagacagttgtGGTGACAGACCAACAGGTgttgtgacagacagacagacagacaggtttggtgacagacagacagacaggtgtttACCTGAAGCTCTTGTACGGCGTGATGAGGTTAAATGAGTGTTTTCCCGCCGCTTTCACCGCCGCCACGTTCAGAGGAACAGAGAAGGAGGCCACGCCCAGCTGGAAGCCATCTTTGTTGGGGTAAATCCAGAGGTTGTGACCCCAGACGGCGGCGTACACTCGACTTCGTGACTCTTTGATGGTGATTGGTCCATGCAGCTCAGGGGGGGCGGGGCTTGACTGTCCACGTGATGCCAGCAGAGATGTGACCCAACCTTCCTGAATCTCTGACAGACGGAAAATAAAATCATGAGATCCGATGTTTAAACTCCAGTAAAAACTCAGTAGAAACAGTAAAAACTCAGTAATAACTCAGTTAAATCAGTAAAAACTCAGTAGAAACAGTAAAAACTCAGTTAAATCAGTAAAAACTCAGTAGAAACAGTAGAATACCGTCACTATGAGCCATGAAGTCATAATGTTTCTTCCTGAAATAAACAGAGAATCTTCGTTTATCTTGTTTCTTCACGTTGGTGATGGAGGAAACGTGAAAGAGCAGCTCACTGAACTGGTCCtggtgaacaaaacaaacacacccgtCACACAGAGCAACAACTGCTCCtggtgaacaaaacaaacacacacctaaaTGCTGCTGAGTGTCCAGAGACattggccgtttctcaatactaagcaagtatgtacttgcttacttggggagtatatacttgccaagtacgggagtacacaagtatgtggttgtttctcaatactcaagtatgcaagtatgtatgtattgttctgctgtttgaatggtggctgacgccaagtgctgcagcctcattaccgccacctacggtgttgataaatgaacatatgaaatacctTTAATAAATgctatgttgttattatttttacattttaaatatttaacttcatctattaatttatttctattaaaatatacaatacaaataatacaatgtggaaaatagatatattacagcattgtagagtagtatatatatatatatatatatgatgtgttcaaatatatactactctacataacTAATATAtgcatattatatttaaatacagatacaatgaccgtgcgactttaatataaatctaaaattcaaagttaaaataaataaaacattaacaatatacaaactttcaaactgtcaggtcaaaacgtttccattaaaaacaaaataacacgtcaacaacaaatctatggatcacaccgagcatctaatgacagcgacgtctgagccagcggatcatttcatctggacaggccgaggtaacgctgccctctgctggacacagtgagcgccgagcgtccgcagaggtggagcttatcacctccgacaaacatCGTCagatcttcatacacaaaccacatgtttgaattctaaatgactaatttcttgcctcaaatgatgttaaaactttgttccgggacaaagaaaatatttatttcagatttctatttctattatctgctgctatgctccgccgaaatgtattctgggatacatggccatcccaagtacgcttaagtcacctctgAGGCAttcttggtaaaaatgggcggagcgagaacacttccggggtTTGAGAACcatcctcgctgttcgcttacttgagaattggaacagcacttggaatgaggctgatgacgttttcacaagtacgggagtacgcaagtacgcacaagtacggatattgagaaacggccaaaGACTCACTGTGCGTTTCTTCCACAGCGACATCTGCTGGCCGTCGAATGTTGCCCACAGAACATTATGTCTGttcatgagagagagagagagagagagagagagagagagagagagagagagagggtcagCTGTTTTGATTACCCATCATGCATttgtctgatgatgtcactggcGTTGATACCTGAACCCCTTCCAGACGTCCAGCCAGCTGGACCGGGCCACCGCGTTCTGAGTGGCGGAGCTACCACTGCCCACCTTCTTCCTGGACACTCGAATTGTGGCCGCTCTGTAGGGTGAATGTCAATAACGTCTCAATCAATAAAGTTCAAATAgatttgaatacttttttctttttcttttttaaagtgcacCTTGGGATCTTCTGTTGTACACGTTTTCCAGCTCTTCCTGATTGgccaggaggacgaggagggggcggggctggcCTGGTGGGGATGATGCCCCCTGCAGGATAGATTGGGACACTGCAGCAGTGTTAGCAGCAGtgtttgcagcagcagagacaccaCGACAATACAACACGTTTACACTTACATCACTGCTGGCTCTCCTCCTATTGGTCCATCACCTGCAGGGGGGGGGGTAACTTCTgtatcctcctcctcattgGACGAGTCTGTTTCTGCTTCCTCCGCATCCCAACAAGCTAACACTGTCACGTACGGTGTTTCTCTGCCTGTAAAAAAACAGCGAGGatgagtctgtgtgtttctgtagtTAACCTGTCTgtaattaaaggggacatattatgcaaaatcaactttttaaccattttaatactgatatttgggactctgggggccctaccagtcgccaaagtgtggaaaaacaatactcagtcatgttttcgtggttccgcttagtgtaagtataggcgataaaacgctcgatgttgaattccctgcgcttatgacgtcagcatgcgcatttcaccgcgaatgttaccgccccaccagtacgtttacttcgcaagctccaccttagctccaccttgtccctgcgagagtgcaggtgaGGGAGGAATAGCGATATTATGTCAACAaggcgggacaagtgtgctgttggtggctgcacagtggagcacagtgttttacagaagattttatatatgaagctaatgtgccggataaagtcag
This genomic stretch from Solea senegalensis isolate Sse05_10M linkage group LG13, IFAPA_SoseM_1, whole genome shotgun sequence harbors:
- the LOC122779886 gene encoding uncharacterized protein LOC122779886 isoform X1, producing the protein MLVLIQLFMTMMMKSKAAPQMVTVEAQSGDTVLLPLEGRSWTREDVGDIRWTHRQLVLSLKNNRTTCEQHRRCELLSNGSLRFSHVCAEDAGNYSLQVFDPHGTRLVQIHFLLRVEEVESENPGEGQTNVLLPISCLSLLLLFFIIIIFIVRKRTRRTTAEPKEEDVYMPMFGNHSNKRKQLEKEEESLYVPCYPLVSMETPQTKAEDVYV
- the LOC122779886 gene encoding uncharacterized protein LOC122779886 isoform X2, with amino-acid sequence MLVLIQLFMTMMMKTAPQMVTVEAQSGDTVLLPLEGRSWTREDVGDIRWTHRQLVLSLKNNRTTCEQHRRCELLSNGSLRFSHVCAEDAGNYSLQVFDPHGTRLVQIHFLLRVEEVESENPGEGQTNVLLPISCLSLLLLFFIIIIFIVRKRTRRTTAEPKEEDVYMPMFGNHSNKRKQLEKEEESLYVPCYPLVSMETPQTKAEDVYV
- the LOC122779885 gene encoding arf-GAP with Rho-GAP domain, ANK repeat and PH domain-containing protein 1 isoform X1, whose protein sequence is MSRSVVQMAPPTPSPPVPKPRARYKRDSLSSASSDRDVSENLAAICADAHLSTGKDAPPLAPPLGLDNGTALPTLAGVTDIIAAKIPSLAGIAGTINGSAPPAPSAPPSIDSMANSIATHIPSLAGSANAMAKPAATVSPAPFSTSTPAANTGAASLDSIFSSLANMPSLAGFISSVGNPSAPPPFADKPHPPSPPRTDVGALSQLVMSSLDPAAGVTLPPAEGAIDEGRETPYVTVLACWDAEEAETDSSNEEEDTEVTPPPAGDGPIGGEPAVIVPIYPAGGIIPTRPAPPPPRPPGQSGRAGKRVQQKIPRAATIRVSRKKVGSGSSATQNAVARSSWLDVWKGFRHNVLWATFDGQQMSLWKKRTDQFSELLFHVSSITNVKKQDKRRFSVYFRKKHYDFMAHSDEIQEGWVTSLLASRGQSSPAPPELHGPITIKESRSRVYAAVWGHNLWIYPNKDGFQLGVASFSVPLNVAAVKAAGKHSFNLITPYKSFSLSVDSSKDLSVWLDSLSASIRSALSCSQVAMRILENPCNKVCGDCGSANPEWASVNLLLVICQACAGQHRSLGSNVSKVRSLKMDNKVWTEPLIQLFVIYGNRLANQVWAAAVPAAEQLLPESSDEERSKFIQDKYSRGCYRRVHSLTSTQSLMDQRLREVVSSDDIEETMSLICSGAKVRQSDLQILSPIILAERAGQPLQSELLRLNEYTEVPPHQPQSANRRRGSTPSGEEEEELHGKLEDDRFLFSVENDSAACDVLDLREALSVFTTDTGPPHQFEVVTLGDHLICAADDSDTLMTHLVHILKVILPGGVSYAEVCGASAVSKVCVVEVGGASSQSDAWLLLWEDGVSVYPVHRGSQQIVRMELRALSCHEIDSSKNIITMETRDRSVSLRFEEQHSCQTWFKHLQRALNKQSSDPHRGTGQSLYPVLAVASRGSVPPAIQRCISHITAHGLKVEGVYRRCGLAAKVNRLVEALITSPSSALLESDEQGVLDAGSALKQYVRQQPGLIPDVQPWLQAAGQYQNYSTTQYCSSLCNNTFSVISDEQPRFKAYQRLLRKLPDDNRATLSALFAHFYMIQVFSQVNKMSAQNLALVLVPTLFHTLNQDLLRLTKEFIIHHTLLFLTPEDEAREEEEEEQITVF
- the LOC122779885 gene encoding arf-GAP with Rho-GAP domain, ANK repeat and PH domain-containing protein 1 isoform X2, whose translation is MAPPTPSPPVPKPRARYKRDSLSSASSDRDVSENLAAICADAHLSTGKDAPPLAPPLGLDNGTALPTLAGVTDIIAAKIPSLAGIAGTINGSAPPAPSAPPSIDSMANSIATHIPSLAGSANAMAKPAATVSPAPFSTSTPAANTGAASLDSIFSSLANMPSLAGFISSVGNPSAPPPFADKPHPPSPPRTDVGALSQLVMSSLDPAAGVTLPPAEGAIDEGRETPYVTVLACWDAEEAETDSSNEEEDTEVTPPPAGDGPIGGEPAVIVPIYPAGGIIPTRPAPPPPRPPGQSGRAGKRVQQKIPRAATIRVSRKKVGSGSSATQNAVARSSWLDVWKGFRHNVLWATFDGQQMSLWKKRTDQFSELLFHVSSITNVKKQDKRRFSVYFRKKHYDFMAHSDEIQEGWVTSLLASRGQSSPAPPELHGPITIKESRSRVYAAVWGHNLWIYPNKDGFQLGVASFSVPLNVAAVKAAGKHSFNLITPYKSFSLSVDSSKDLSVWLDSLSASIRSALSCSQVAMRILENPCNKVCGDCGSANPEWASVNLLLVICQACAGQHRSLGSNVSKVRSLKMDNKVWTEPLIQLFVIYGNRLANQVWAAAVPAAEQLLPESSDEERSKFIQDKYSRGCYRRVHSLTSTQSLMDQRLREVVSSDDIEETMSLICSGAKVRQSDLQILSPIILAERAGQPLQSELLRLNEYTEVPPHQPQSANRRRGSTPSGEEEEELHGKLEDDRFLFSVENDSAACDVLDLREALSVFTTDTGPPHQFEVVTLGDHLICAADDSDTLMTHLVHILKVILPGGVSYAEVCGASAVSKVCVVEVGGASSQSDAWLLLWEDGVSVYPVHRGSQQIVRMELRALSCHEIDSSKNIITMETRDRSVSLRFEEQHSCQTWFKHLQRALNKQSSDPHRGTGQSLYPVLAVASRGSVPPAIQRCISHITAHGLKVEGVYRRCGLAAKVNRLVEALITSPSSALLESDEQGVLDAGSALKQYVRQQPGLIPDVQPWLQAAGQYQNYSTTQYCSSLCNNTFSVISDEQPRFKAYQRLLRKLPDDNRATLSALFAHFYMIQVFSQVNKMSAQNLALVLVPTLFHTLNQDLLRLTKEFIIHHTLLFLTPEDEAREEEEEEQITVF
- the LOC122779885 gene encoding arf-GAP with Rho-GAP domain, ANK repeat and PH domain-containing protein 1 isoform X3 — protein: MSRSVVQMAPPTPSPPVPKPRARYKRDSLSSASSDRDVSENLAAICADAHLSTGKDAPPLAPPLGLDNGTALPTLAGVTDIIAAKIPSLAGIAGTINGSAPPAPSAPPSIDSMANSIATHIPSLAGSANAMAKPAATVSPAPFSTSTPAANTGAASLDSIFSSLANMPSLAGFISSVGNPSAPPPFADKPHPPSPPRTDVGALSQLVMSSLDPAAGVTLPPAEGAIDEGRETPYVTVLACWDAEEAETDSSNEEEDTEVTPPPAGDGPIGGEPAVIVPIYPAGGIIPTRPAPPPPRPPGQSGRAGKRVQQKIPRAATIRVSRKKVGSGSSATQNAVARSSWLDVWKGFRHNVLWATFDGQQMSLWKKRTDQFSELLFHVSSITNVKKQDKRRFSVYFRKKHYDFMAHSDEIQEGWVTSLLASRGQSSPAPPELHGPITIKESRSRVYAAVWGHNLWIYPNKDGFQLGVASFSVPLNVAAVKAAGKHSFNLITPYKSFSLSVDSSKDLSVWLDSLSASIRSALSCSQVAMRILENPCNKVCGDCGSANPEWASVNLLLVICQACAGQHRSLGSNVSKVRSLKMDNKVWTEPLIQLFVIYGNRLANQVWAAAVPAAEQLLPESSDEERSKFIQDKYSRGCYRRVHSLTSTQSLMDQRLREVVSSDDIEETMSLICSGAKVRQSDLQILSPIILAERAGQPLQSELLRLNEYTEVPPHQPQSANRRRGSTPSGEEEEELHGKLEDDRFLFSVENDSAACDVLDLREALSVFTTDTGPPHQFEVVTLGDHLICAADDSDTLMTHLVHILKVILPGGVSYAEVCGASAVSKVCVVEVGGASSQSDAWLLLWEDGVSVYPVHRGSQQIVRMELRALSCHEIDSSKNIITMETRDRSVSLRFEEQHSCQTWFKHLQRALNKQSSDPHRGTGQSLYPVLAVASRGSVPPAIQRCISHITAHGLKVEGVYRRCGLAAKVNRLVEALITSPSSALLESDEQGVLDAGSALKQYVRQQPGLIPDVQPWLQAAVISDEQPRFKAYQRLLRKLPDDNRATLSALFAHFYMIQVFSQVNKMSAQNLALVLVPTLFHTLNQDLLRLTKEFIIHHTLLFLTPEDEAREEEEEEQITVF